A genomic window from bacterium includes:
- a CDS encoding alpha/beta hydrolase produces MTSFLDLPEGVRIAYQKRPGRSPGLIFFGGFHSDMTGMKATALDAHCERTSRAFVRFDYTGHGQSSGKFEEGTIGRWAADAIAVLDEVAEGPQVIVGSSMGGWIMLLAALARPERAAALVGIAAAPDFTEDLIWASLGPDARKEMEERGQWIRPSAYEETPYPIMMRLIEEARDHLLLRGPIPIRCPVRLLHGMRDEDVPWEVSGRIMSLIESQDATLTLIKEGDHRLSEPADIERLCAVVEALCGQVESGGGLSR; encoded by the coding sequence ATGACTTCGTTTCTCGATCTTCCGGAAGGTGTCCGCATTGCCTACCAAAAGCGGCCGGGCCGCTCTCCGGGCCTTATCTTTTTCGGCGGCTTCCACTCGGACATGACCGGGATGAAGGCGACGGCGCTGGACGCCCATTGCGAAAGGACGAGCCGGGCGTTCGTGCGCTTCGACTACACGGGGCACGGCCAATCGTCCGGCAAGTTCGAGGAGGGGACCATCGGCCGCTGGGCGGCGGACGCGATCGCCGTCCTGGATGAGGTGGCGGAGGGGCCGCAGGTCATCGTGGGCTCGAGCATGGGCGGATGGATCATGCTGCTGGCCGCGCTGGCCCGGCCCGAACGGGCGGCCGCCCTCGTCGGGATCGCTGCCGCACCGGATTTCACCGAGGATCTGATCTGGGCTTCGCTTGGACCGGATGCGCGGAAGGAGATGGAGGAGAGGGGACAGTGGATACGCCCTTCCGCCTATGAGGAGACGCCCTATCCCATCATGATGCGGCTGATCGAAGAGGCCAGAGATCATCTTCTGCTGCGCGGGCCGATTCCGATCCGCTGTCCCGTGCGGCTTCTCCACGGCATGCGCGATGAGGATGTGCCCTGGGAGGTTTCGGGGCGGATCATGTCCTTGATCGAAAGCCAGGACGCCACGCTCACCCTCATCAAGGAGGGCGATCACCGCCTTTCGGAGCCCGCCGACATCGAACGCCTCTGCGCTGTGGTGGAGGCGCTTTGCGGCCAGGTGGAAAGCGGCGGCGGGCTATCCCGCTAG